In Mycoplasma mobile 163K, the genomic stretch GGAGATGGTTGATCAACATTATCATTATCAAATTCTCTTGTAGCTCCATTTGCATAAGTAACAATAATTTTTGATCCATAAATCATTTTATATCTAACTAATGTTGGAATTTCAACAGCTCCTGTAGAATTATTAAATACTGGTGAATTTAATGTTTCAAGTCTAAACATGCCAGCACTTGTATTACTTGTAATAATTGAATTTAAACCTCCAAAAGAAGCACTATAATCATAATTGTAATTTGGTGTGGGTAAAGAACTATTGAATTCTTGAATGTATTGTCTTTTTCTCGATAAAGATAATTCATTAGCATTTGTAAAACCTTCAATAGAACTTGTTCTATTTTGATTAATTACTGCAGCAGCTACAACACCTCCTACTATTCCAACAAGAATTGTTGAACCAATTGAAAATTTAATAAATTTTTTTAAAACCATTTTTTTCCTTTTTTATTCTAAATTTTAATTTATAAAAAATATGAGAATACATTTTGCTTCTCATATCTTACGCTTTATTTAAAATTAATAACTTTTTAATTTTTTAATTTAAAAATTCAAAACATAAGATACTTTGATAACTTTATTATCAAAAGATTTATTAATATTTTGTTCATAAGTACTTAATTTAAAGTTAGTCATTATATTAAAACCTTTCTGTATCTCTTTGTTGAATTTTTTAATTCAATTTTATTATAGTGTAAAAAAATAAAATTTTTTAAATATGATTTAATTTTTTCAAATAATTTAAAATTTTAATGTGGAAAAAATAAGAATTCAAAAATTAATATCACAAGCCGGAATTTCGAGCAGAAGGGCAGCTGAAGATTTAATCTTAAAAAAGAGAGTAAAAATTAATGGAGTAATTGCTAAAATTGGAGATAAAGCTTCTTTAGAAGATGTGATTTTAGTTGATGAAAAGGTTATTTCTAAAGAAGAAAAAGTTTATTATTTATTAAATAAACCTAAAAATGTTGTCACTACTTTAAAAGATAATTTTAACAGATCCATAATAACTGATTTTATTGATGAAAAAAAATATAAAATATTTCCTGTTGGAAGATTAGATTATGATACAACAGGAATTATTATTTTGACTAATGATGGAGAAACTGCAAATAAGCTTTTGCATCCTAAATATGAAATACCTCGAATTTACGAAGTAATTATTGATAAAGAACTTAGTTTAGAAGAAATAAAATACTTAAATTCCCAAGAAGTTTTTTTAAATAGTAAAAAAAGTTTTCAAGAAGTATCAAAAATAAGTAATTATAAATACAAAATAAAATTACACCAAGGTTCATATCACCATATAAAAAAATTGTTTGAAATTGTAGGAAAAAAAGTAAAGGATTTGAATCGAACTGAATATGCTTTTTTTAACTTAGAAAATTTATCAATAGGTAATTATAGAAAACTAAATAAACATGAAATAGATAGACTTTTGAATTTTGTTAAAAATAAATAAAAATGAAAAGATACCTTTTCATTTTTATTTATTTTAATTTTTTAAAATTTAATATCATCATTTGGTAAAGAATCTAATTCTTCATCTTCAATATCAAATTCATCATCATTTTCATTTAAAATAATTTCTTCTGTTTTAACTTCATTTGGAAAAGAAGCTTCTCTTGTTGGAAAATCGTTTGTATTAAGCAAAAAATCTTCATCATTTTCAACTTCATTTGAAAAATAAGTTTGTGAATTTGAATCATTATATTCTGATGGAAACTCTTCATTAGCTGGCTCAACTTCACTTGTAGAAAAAGCTGCTGTGTGTTCATGTAATACTTCTTCTGAATTCTGAGTTAGAATTGAAAAAATTTCTTCTTTTGTACGTCCTAGCTCACCTTCATTTTGAATTGCTTGAATTCCTGGTAATTCTTTACCTTCTAGAAATTCTAATGTTGCTCCTCCACCTGTTGAAACGTGACTAAATCTTCTATCTAATCCAAGTTCTTCAATAATAGCAACACTATCACCACCACCTACAACAGTATAAACATTTCCTTTTAATTCTGTGATTGCCTTTGCAATAGCTTTTGTTCCTTCTTTAAAGTATTTAAATTCAGTAACACCTAAAGGTCCATTTCAAAGAATTGTTTTTGCATCTTTTATATATTTTTTAAATACTTCAATTGATTTAGGACCAATGTCTAATCCCATATATCCATTTGGAATTTCTAAAGTATTTTCAAGATTATAAAATGGCTTTACATCTTCAAAATCTTTTGCTAAAGCATAATCAATAGGTAAAACAAATTTATCTAAATTATTTTTAAGATATTCTCTCGCTAAATCAATTTTGTCTTCCTCGACTAAAGACTTCCCAATCCCGATTCCTTGTGCCGCTAAAAAAGTATAAGCCATAGCTCCACCAATAATTATTTTATCAACGTATTTTAAAAGATTATTTAAAACTCCAATTTTATCTGAAACTTTTGCTCCACCTAAAATAGCAACAATTGGTCTTTCTGGCCTAGATAAAGCTTTGTCAAGATTTTTAATTTCTTTTTCAACTAAATATCCAATTCCTGATTCAGCAATGTATGTTGAAATTCCGACATTTGAAGCATGTTTTCTATGCACTGTTCCAAAAGCATCATTAATAAAAACATCTCCTAAAGAAGCTCAATACATTCCTAAATCTGGATTGTTTGATGATTCAGCATCATTATTTAAATCCTCAAAACGAGTATTTTCCATCATAACAATTTCGCCTGATTTCATGCTATTAATTGTTTCTTCAAGTTCTGTTCCATTAGTAGCTGGGACAAAAGTGATAGGCATTCCTAATAAATTTACTAATATTTCTACAACAGGTGCAAGAGATTTTTTCTTAAGATCTTCTTCAGATTTTACTCTTCCTAAATGTGACATAAGAATGGCCTTACCACCTTCATTAACAACTTTTTTAATTGTAGGAATTACTGCTTCTATTCTTTTATTTGATGTAACAATACCATTTACGATTGGAACATTAAAATCTACTCTGATGATAACTTTTTTGTTTTTTAAACTAATTTGATCTAGTGTTTTTTTCATTTGTGTTAAATTCTCCTTAAAATTGAATTTTAAATAATTTGTTTAATTATACTATAAATAATTAATGAAAATCATATTTTCTAATTTGTAAAATATTTTAATTTTCTCTTAATGATTCTTTTGGAAATTCATATTAAAATATACCATAAACACTCAAAATTATTTTGTATTGTAATATAATAATATATAAATTGAAATTAAATAAGAGGTAGCATATTATGAGTAAAGCCAAAAATGAACAAAATTTTAAAAAAGATAAAAAAGTTTTAGAAAGTCCAAAAACTAATTTTCTACCAAAAAAAGGTTCTGAAAAAGTAATTGGTAAATTTTATTTAATTAATAACAAAAATGAAGTTCAAGAAAAAAAATGGTTCTTAAAAAAAGCAAAAGATAAAAATGGGGTTTATTTCAAAACTCAAAAAGATGGATTGGATCATTTTTATAGTTTAAATTTAAATGCAAGACTTTGAATAAGTAAAGATGGAAAATTTTCAAATACCATTTTGTCTGAAGAAAAACTTATACTTGAGCCTATTATTAAAGAAAAAAAATTAAAAAATATAGATAAAAAATCTAAAAAAAATAAAAATTTTGAGTTATTTTACCATAGGAAAAACCTTTATAATGCTTTATTTAGTGAAAAAGATATTCTAAAAATTTCTAGAGAAGAAGAGTTGGGTTTGTATCAAGAAGAAATGAACCTTGCAATTCGTGTTTTAACTCCAATTTTAAATAACTCAATGACTATAGAAAAAGACACAGAATTTATTTATAAAGATAAAATTGAAAATGAAGAGAAAAATAATAGAACATCAAAATTTGAAAATGAAATAATTTTTCCTATGGATGTTGAAGAAAACTTACTTATTCCTATAAATAATAAAGAAGAAACAAAAATAGAAACTTTAGAAAAGACAAAAGAAATAAAAATTTCTTTTAAAGAATTTGAGAGTTCAAATATTTTTGATCCAAAAATTAAAGACAAAAAGTTTTTTAATTCAAAAGAAGAACAGAAGTTATATGAATCTCAAATGAATATTGCGATTGAAAAATTAACTAAAAAAGTTGAAGAACCAGATGAAAAGACAAAAGAAATAAAAATTTCTTTTAAAGAATTTGAGAGTTCAAATATTTTTGATCCAAAAATTAAAGACATAAAGTTTTTCAATTCAAAAGAAGAACAAAAGTTATATGAATCTCAAATAAATATTGCGATTGAAAAATTAACTAAAAAAGTTGAAGAACCAATTAGTAAAACTAGTGTTTTAATTTTAAATACAGAAAAATTACATGGAAGTAAAGATGAAATATCAAATTTTTCAAATCAAGAAAATGAAGTTGTTTTTGAACAAAAAGAAGATTTTGATGCAAGAAATTTTACTACTGAACAAATTAAAGGTGTTTTTGTAGCTGAAGATATTATTTTAGAACCTGATTTTGAAGAAAATATTGAAAAAATAAAAGAAACTTCTATTATAAAAAATAAAAGTAATTTTTTGTGAGTAAGTGATCCTACTTCAAAAATCTCTGCAAGAAATATTCAAAAAAATGAAATCAATATTTTTGAGGATGAAAATGATAAAATTTCTGACTTTTTAAAAGATACAGAATATTACAATTATGAAGAAATTTTGAGAGAGGATAATTTTCAAAATAATAGAGAAGATGATCTTAAAAATTATTCGAATCAAGAAAATACATTCTCAAATTTAAAAGTCTTAAAAAATGATGATATTGTTACAACAAAAGATTTGGAATCTTATGAAGAGTATGAAAGAAATCATTTTATTAAATCGACAGGAAAAAATGAAATATTAAAAAATGAAGAGAAAACTAAAAAATCTTCAAAAAGAAAATGATACAAATTATGATTGGGTTATTAGGTAAATAATGAATATGATTACAAAAATAAATTTTGCTAATGGCGGAACAACAACTCCTACTGTTACTCAAAATACAACTATTGATACAAATTTGATATTTTTTTCAATTTTAATTGTAATAGGTATTATTATATTAATTTTTGTATCTTCAATTTATATTGCAAGATTATGAAGTTTTTTATTCAGAACTTCTAAATATACAAAATTAGGACAATCAAGTAAAATAAGATTGATTCACCAAGTTAAAGAAGCTGTTGAAATCTTATCAAAAACAAAAACTGGTGCAATTATTACAATTGAAAATAAAGATCAATTAGACAATTTCAGAACAGATGGAATTATTATTGATGCAAATATTAGCTCTTCTTTAATTATTAGTTTATTTAATAAACATTCTCCTCTACATGATGGTGCAATTATTATTAGAAATAATAAAATTTTATATGCTTCAACTTATTATAAAATCACAAGAAAATCAGTTGATAATAAATATGGTGCAAGACATCGTGCTGCAATGGGAGTAAGTGAACAGACAGATGCGATCACAATTGTAGTTTCAGAAGAAACAGGAAATATTACAATTGTAAAAAATGGCCAATTTGCTACAGTCAAATTAGATGATTTCCAAAATGAATTAATCAAATCTTTAAGAGTTTAAAAAAATAGGATTTTCCTATTTTTTATTTTAAATTAATAAAATAAATTAGTATAATGATTTTGAGTGGAGTAGTACTCAAGAGGCTGAAGAGGTGTCACTGCTAACGACATAGGGGGTAATACCCGCGAAGGTTCAAATCCTTTCTACTCCGCCATTTTTTTTATGCTTTTTTGATTAACTTAAATATAATTAGAATAATGTTTACACCAAAAATAATTAATAGAATATTTATTTCCTTTATCTCGATTGCTTTTATTTTTTTGATTTCAATCATTTTTATAATCTTAGGAGCTCCTTTATGATTAATTGGTTTAGGAGTTTTCTATGCAATTAATTTAGTATGTAATACTGTTTTAATCTTACAAGATCGTCATAGTGATGCAAAAATTTCTTGATTTTTTATTTTGACTTTTATTCCTGTAATTGCTCATGCTATTTATTTTATTTTTGGGCAAAAATACAAAAAAAGAGTATCAAGAGATGAATACATTAAAAAGACAAATGAATTTTTCCAATTTCAAAACCAAACTAATTTATTAGAAATTGAATTAAAGGAAAATATTAGAACTCTTTTACAAAGACAAGAAATTTTTACTCAAAGAAAATATCAAAAGGCTAAGACAACTTTTTTCTTTGAAACAACTAATGCTTACAAGCAAATTTTTGAAGATTTAGAAAATGCTAAGGAATTTATTCACTTGCATTTTTATATTATCAAAACAGGAGAAATATGGGAACATTTTCGAAAAATCATTACTAAAAAAAGATCTGAAGGTGTTGAAATAAGAATGATTGTAGATGATTTTGGTAATTGAAGTATGCCTAAGTCAGAAATTGATTATTTTAAAAAAATAGGAGTCCAAATAAAAATTTTCGGAAAAGTTTATTTTCCTTTTATTGGGAGTGATAATGGTTTTAGAACTCACAGAAAAATTGTTATTATTGATGGAAAAATTTTACATACAGGTGGAATGAATTTATCTGATGAATATGCTAGTCTTAGTAAAACATATGGTTATTGAATAGATATTAATTTAAAAATTGAAGGAAACTTTGTTCAACAATATTCACTACTATTTTTATATGACTGATTTAGTTTTACAAAAGAAAAATTAGATGTAAATAAATATGCAAAATTAAATTCTACAGAAAATAACAATTCAGAAATAATTTTAATTGAAGATTCCCCAGAAAATGATGAGCCTATTTTAGAAGAAAGTTTAATAACTTGAATTGAAAATTCAAATAAAAAAATCACAATAAGTACCCCATATTTTATTCCGACTTTTAGGTTATTTTTAGCAATTAAAAAAGCTTTAATGTCTGGTGTTGAAGTAGAAATTTTTTTACCAGGACAAGCTGATAAAAAATATGTCTATGTTGTTAGTTTATACTATGCTAAGAAAATTGCAAAATATGGAGCAAAAATAATGATTTTGAATAATGTTTTCTTACATTCTAAAACAGCACTTTTTGACCAAGAATTGAGTTATATCGGAACAATGAATATAGACACAAGAAGCCTTTATTCACAATACGAAACAACAAATTTATTTTTAGATAAAGATAGTATTCAAAAACTTGAAAAGAATTTTAATGATTATAGAAATATTTCAACACTATTAAAAATTAAAAAATCAAGTAAAATTCTTGAATTTTTCATTGGAATTTTTGCTAAATTATTCAGTCCTTTGATGTAATTTTAAACAACTCAAGGTGCAAAAATCAATATCGCAACAACAATATGAGTGATAATCAAAAGTAGAAGAGAAACTTTTTTGTTTATCAAAATAAAAGATTCAATAATTACAAGAGGTACTCAAGCAATCAAAACTCAAAATCTTCATCCTACAAAAAATGAATTAGAAGGATTTACTAAACCTACATAAACTTGACCGTTAAAAATAACATTAGGAAAACTTGCGCCAATGAATAATTGAACGGCTAAAGCCACTAGAATTGCTGAAATTGCAGGCCTTAGAAAAACAATAGCATTTTTTAAATAAATATTAGTTGAAGATTTTTTAACAAATTTCATTCCTAAAAGCATAAATAAAATTGCAGGTAAAGTAAAAATTACATATGTGAGTAACATAGATAATCAACCTCATCAAGCACCATTTGCAACAATGAATCCTGTAAAAAGAGCAAATTGAGTTGATACAACTCCAGGAGTTGCATTAGCTGCAGTTATCATCGCATCCATTTGTTCATTTAAAGCTTGTAATTTGATTCCAGAAAATTGACCCATTAATGTTCATAATGATCTAAATAGAGGAATAAAAACTTGTCCACCACCAAAAACAATCATCGAAATAATAAAAACGCCAACAATCGAAACACCTAAAGCAATAAACATTATTTTATCTCCTCTTCTTTTGAAAAATTTGAAATATTTTTCTTTGTTTTTGATTTTCTCTTTTGTCTAAAAAATTCAAAAATAAAAACACTTAATAAAATAAACACTAATACAAGAGCTGAAATATTATATGGTGAAGGAATAAAAAAACTAAAAGCAAAGGTGAAAATAAAAATTAAAAACCAAATTGGAAAAGACAATTCCTTTCTACTAGTTTTATAATACTGATATGAAAAAGCTAAAACCACTCCAATTATCAAAGGAATTACAGCAGTAGAAATAACTAATAATCAATTTCTATTTATTGATCCTAAAGATATAAAAATACCTAAAGCAAAAAAAATAGAAGGTAAATTTGCAATTAAACAAACCATAGTACCTTTAAATTTTCCAAGTAGTTTAATTGAAACATAACTTAAAGCCTGAATAACACTTGGTCCTGGAATTAAATTTACTGTAATTACTAAATCATCAAATTCTGATATTGTTAATCATTCATATTTATCTACAGAATATTTTTTTATTATTGGCATTAAAGCATTTCCACCACCAAAACCTACAAAAGTAACAATTAAGATGAACAAAAAAACATTAAAAACTGTTGGTTGTTTTTTGTAATTATTTTCATCTTGGATTTTATTTTTTCTCTTCATACAAATCTCTTAATAATAATACACAAAAAATTAAATAGAATTTTAATAGCTATTTGAATTAATATTTTTAAATGTCTTGATAAAAATAAAAGTGTATAATGATATTGTTATATAAATAATAACTTATATAATAAACTTAGCTATACGCTAGAAAGGAAAAGATGAATAATTTTTTAAGAAAAATTAAATTTCTCGGAAAAGACACTGAAATTTCTATTGCAAAAACTAAAAAATACAAAATTGGAATTATTTATGGTGTATTTGTAGGTATTATTTTTGGAATCATTCCAATAGTGACTATTCTTAACAATACACAAATCTACGAATCACTAAGATTAAGTCAACAATTTGTTAGTGTTAATGCAATGAATTCAATAGCTAGAGGTGCTTCAATATCTGCTTTTAATGATATGTGAACATTTTTGCTAAATGGTTTACTTTTATTAGTTTTACCTGGAATGGCTAAAAATTGAAAGAAAGTAAAGGATTTAATAAAAACTAAAGCTGGATTTTATACTTTATTAGCAGGCCTTTTTGGCGGGCCATTAGGAAATACTTTTTTCTTTGCTGTATTTGTTTTACTATCTCCTTCAATTGGAAGTGTTTTTTTTGTTCTAGAAATGGTTTTTTCAGCAGGAGTAGGAATAATAATTTTTAAGAGAAAAATCGGAAAAAGAGTTTGATATGGACTTGGATTGATGACACTTTTAATAGTATTTATGCTTGTTGCTCAAACAATTGCTGTTGGAGGCACAAATTCAAATGTTATTGCAGGTTCTATTTTAGGAACTATTGCAATAGCTTGTTATACTGCAGAGGCTTTAATTGTAGATAGAGCTGTTTCAATTAACAAAATAAAAGGAATTAATGGACTTCACTTTTTACAATTAAAAGCAATTTCTTCAACTGTTTTTGGAATTTTAATTTTGATTCCTCTAACAAGTGGAATTTTTGGAATAATGTTTCAAGGAGTATTTCCAGATGTGCAAAATTCAGCAAATATAGTTGATATAAATGTTGTGAATAATGTAAATAATTTAGGAGGGATTTCTAATATTAATGCGATTACTGGATATTTAGCTTTTGCAAAACTTTTTACAGTTATGAGTTTTCCGATAGCTTTTGTAGGTTCACTATTGTTATTTGCTGGTAGGATTTCATTTTATAATGCAATTGAAAAAACAGGGGCAACTTTAACAAATACTCTATTTCAAATTCAAGTAATTGTTACTCCTATAATTGGGGGGATTCTTTTTGGAATTAGTCAAGCTTTAGGTGTCGAAAGTATTGGAGGCGGAGATGCTATATATGTGAAAATTTCTCTTGAAAATCAACTTTGATTTCAACCACTATTTTGAACTTTATCTATATTAGTATTAATTTCTGCTTGGTTTGTTTCTTTAAATAAAATTCCAATAAACAGACTAAAAGAAAATACTGAATTTATTAAAAAAACTTTAGTTCCTAAAAATTAATTAAAAAATATAAATAAAAGCACTAAATTGTGCTTTTATTTATATTTTTACTTTTTCTTTTTAATAATTGAATCAACATCAAATAAAGGAATCTTATTGATTTTGCTTAAAGCATTATCTACAATTTGATCATCTTCAAATTTTAAATTTTGTTTATCTTTTTCAAGTTTTACTTTTTGTTCAGGAATTAAATTTTCAATAGGATGTTTTAACTTATTCGAAATTAATTTTGAATTATCTCCTAAAGAAATAGCGCCATAAATTCCTTTTGTATGTAAATTTGTAAAGGATTCTGTTTCAGAAATTTCTTTTGTATTAATTGTAACAATTGAATCAGTTGTTCTTATTGCTAAATCCACATTATCATTAAGATTAAAAATATATTTAATAATTTTCCCACTTGGTTTTGCTGATGTACTTAAAAATGTTTTGATTGATTTTTGATTTAAAATATCCACTTTTTTCGGATTTATTTTTCTTGCATGTCCACTTTCAGTCAAAAACACTAAAGTATCATTTTGACTATAAGCAATAGCAGCGCTAATTTCAAATTTAGTAGCATTATCAGAAATTTTTACACCAGCTGCTTTAATTCCGTAAGTTTTAAAATCATTTTCACTGAATTTATAAACTTCTAATTTTGTATTAACTAACAAAATATCTAAACGATCATTAGTAATAAAAGCATTTAAAAGTTCATCACCATCTTTTTTAAATTTAATTGCTGGATAGGATTTATTTTCTCTACTCACTTCAAATTCAGGTAATTGAACTTTTTTTCCAAAACCTTTTTTTGTAATCAAAGTAATTGAAAAATCTTTTGAAAAATCATCAACATATAAAACTTTTATTAAAAATTCATTTGGCAAAAGAGTCGCAAAATCGTTTAAATGAATTCCTAAATTTTTTCATTTCTCTTCTGCAATTTTAAAAATTGGAATAGAAATATAGTTTCCTTGATTTGTAAAAATTAGTAATTTCCCTGTTGTTAGAGTTTTACTTAAGAAAATCAAAGCATCATCTTCTTTTAATAAATATGTTTGCATTTCATTTGAATCATGAATTTTTTGATTAAATCTTTTGATGTATCCATCTCTTGAAATTCCTACAAATGTTTCTTCTGCTTGAATTAAATCAGATAATGAAACATCTAGTTTTAAGGCCTGATCTTTAATTTCAGTTTTTCTTGGGGTTGCATAAGTTTTTTTGATGTCTTTAAAAATTTTAATCAATTCAGCATTAAATTCACTTTCACTACTTAGAAGTGTTTTTAAAAAATTAATTCTAGTTTCTAGTTCTTGCTTTTCTTTTATAAATTCTTCAACATCAGTTTTACTTAATCTATACAATCTTAAATTAGCAATTGATTCAGCTTGAATTTCACTAAAATTAAAAATTTTTATTAAGTTTTCAACTACACCTACTTTTGAGCCTTCACTTTTACGAATCATTTCAATAACTTGATCACTAATTTCAGTTAATTTTATAAATCCTTCAATAATTTCTAATCTTTTTGACAATTTTTCTAGTTCAAAATTAATTTTATTAGTTTGGATGACTTTAACATGGTCTAAAAAGGCTTGAATTAAATCATGTAAATTCATCAAAACAGGTGCATTATTATGAATGGCAATGTTGTTATATGAATAATAAAGTTGCAATTCTGTTTTTTGCATTAAAAATTTCATAATTTTAGAAGCGTCTGCACCTGCTTCAAGATCGATTACAATTTTTATTCCATCACGGTTAGTTTCATCTCTTACTTCGTTCATTCCACCAATATTTTTATCTAAATTAATTTCGTCAATTTGTCTAACTAATTTTGACTTAACAACACCATAAGGAATTTCTGTAATTACAATTTGATTTTTATGAACTTCATACTTTGAAGTAATTGTAATTCTTCCTCTTCCACTAAAAGCAGCTTCTTTTATTCCATCAATTCCATAAATAATTCCACCAGTAGGAAAATCAGGCCCTTTAATAATTGTGTTTAGAGTTTCTATTTTAATATTAGGATTTTTGATTTTGGCAATAATTCCATCAATTACTTCACCTAAATTATGAGGAGGAATTTCTGTAGCAAAACCTGCGGCAATTCCTCTTGCTCCATTAACTAATAAATTTGGAAAAAAAGCAGGTAAAACTGTGGGTTCTTTTTCACTATCATCAAAATTTAATGAAAAAGAAACAGTATCACTTTTAATATCACTTAATAAAAGAGAGCTAATTTTGCTTAAACGTGCTTCTGTATAACGCATAGCAGCAGCTGGATCATCATCAATACTTCCAATATTTCCATGCATTTGAATTAGAGGAACATTCATTTTTCATTCTTGAGACATTCTTACCATAGCTTCATAAATACTACTATCACCATGAG encodes the following:
- a CDS encoding chromate transporter; its protein translation is MFIALGVSIVGVFIISMIVFGGGQVFIPLFRSLWTLMGQFSGIKLQALNEQMDAMITAANATPGVVSTQFALFTGFIVANGAWWGWLSMLLTYVIFTLPAILFMLLGMKFVKKSSTNIYLKNAIVFLRPAISAILVALAVQLFIGASFPNVIFNGQVYVGLVNPSNSFFVGWRFWVLIAWVPLVIIESFILINKKVSLLLLIITHIVVAILIFAPWVV
- the cls gene encoding cardiolipin synthase, producing the protein MFTPKIINRIFISFISIAFIFLISIIFIILGAPLWLIGLGVFYAINLVCNTVLILQDRHSDAKISWFFILTFIPVIAHAIYFIFGQKYKKRVSRDEYIKKTNEFFQFQNQTNLLEIELKENIRTLLQRQEIFTQRKYQKAKTTFFFETTNAYKQIFEDLENAKEFIHLHFYIIKTGEIWEHFRKIITKKRSEGVEIRMIVDDFGNWSMPKSEIDYFKKIGVQIKIFGKVYFPFIGSDNGFRTHRKIVIIDGKILHTGGMNLSDEYASLSKTYGYWIDINLKIEGNFVQQYSLLFLYDWFSFTKEKLDVNKYAKLNSTENNNSEIILIEDSPENDEPILEESLITWIENSNKKITISTPYFIPTFRLFLAIKKALMSGVEVEIFLPGQADKKYVYVVSLYYAKKIAKYGAKIMILNNVFLHSKTALFDQELSYIGTMNIDTRSLYSQYETTNLFLDKDSIQKLEKNFNDYRNISTLLKIKKSSKILEFFIGIFAKLFSPLM
- a CDS encoding diadenylate cyclase; translated protein: MDTNLIFFSILIVIGIIILIFVSSIYIARLWSFLFRTSKYTKLGQSSKIRLIHQVKEAVEILSKTKTGAIITIENKDQLDNFRTDGIIIDANISSSLIISLFNKHSPLHDGAIIIRNNKILYASTYYKITRKSVDNKYGARHRAAMGVSEQTDAITIVVSEETGNITIVKNGQFATVKLDDFQNELIKSLRV
- the parC gene encoding DNA topoisomerase IV subunit A, with the translated sequence MKTNELKDKFLLQSLDGIMSNRYGVYAKYIIQQRALPDVRDGLKPVQRRILYSMHELGLTSEKPFKKSARVVGDVIGKYHPHGDSSIYEAMVRMSQEWKMNVPLIQMHGNIGSIDDDPAAAMRYTEARLSKISSLLLSDIKSDTVSFSLNFDDSEKEPTVLPAFFPNLLVNGARGIAAGFATEIPPHNLGEVIDGIIAKIKNPNIKIETLNTIIKGPDFPTGGIIYGIDGIKEAAFSGRGRITITSKYEVHKNQIVITEIPYGVVKSKLVRQIDEINLDKNIGGMNEVRDETNRDGIKIVIDLEAGADASKIMKFLMQKTELQLYYSYNNIAIHNNAPVLMNLHDLIQAFLDHVKVIQTNKINFELEKLSKRLEIIEGFIKLTEISDQVIEMIRKSEGSKVGVVENLIKIFNFSEIQAESIANLRLYRLSKTDVEEFIKEKQELETRINFLKTLLSSESEFNAELIKIFKDIKKTYATPRKTEIKDQALKLDVSLSDLIQAEETFVGISRDGYIKRFNQKIHDSNEMQTYLLKEDDALIFLSKTLTTGKLLIFTNQGNYISIPIFKIAEEKWKNLGIHLNDFATLLPNEFLIKVLYVDDFSKDFSITLITKKGFGKKVQLPEFEVSRENKSYPAIKFKKDGDELLNAFITNDRLDILLVNTKLEVYKFSENDFKTYGIKAAGVKISDNATKFEISAAIAYSQNDTLVFLTESGHARKINPKKVDILNQKSIKTFLSTSAKPSGKIIKYIFNLNDNVDLAIRTTDSIVTINTKEISETESFTNLHTKGIYGAISLGDNSKLISNKLKHPIENLIPEQKVKLEKDKQNLKFEDDQIVDNALSKINKIPLFDVDSIIKKKK
- a CDS encoding pseudouridine synthase, which gives rise to MEKIRIQKLISQAGISSRRAAEDLILKKRVKINGVIAKIGDKASLEDVILVDEKVISKEEKVYYLLNKPKNVVTTLKDNFNRSIITDFIDEKKYKIFPVGRLDYDTTGIIILTNDGETANKLLHPKYEIPRIYEVIIDKELSLEEIKYLNSQEVFLNSKKSFQEVSKISNYKYKIKLHQGSYHHIKKLFEIVGKKVKDLNRTEYAFFNLENLSIGNYRKLNKHEIDRLLNFVKNK
- a CDS encoding chromate transporter gives rise to the protein MKRKNKIQDENNYKKQPTVFNVFLFILIVTFVGFGGGNALMPIIKKYSVDKYEWLTISEFDDLVITVNLIPGPSVIQALSYVSIKLLGKFKGTMVCLIANLPSIFFALGIFISLGSINRNWLLVISTAVIPLIIGVVLAFSYQYYKTSRKELSFPIWFLIFIFTFAFSFFIPSPYNISALVLVFILLSVFIFEFFRQKRKSKTKKNISNFSKEEEIK
- a CDS encoding EamA family transporter; amino-acid sequence: MNNFLRKIKFLGKDTEISIAKTKKYKIGIIYGVFVGIIFGIIPIVTILNNTQIYESLRLSQQFVSVNAMNSIARGASISAFNDMWTFLLNGLLLLVLPGMAKNWKKVKDLIKTKAGFYTLLAGLFGGPLGNTFFFAVFVLLSPSIGSVFFVLEMVFSAGVGIIIFKRKIGKRVWYGLGLMTLLIVFMLVAQTIAVGGTNSNVIAGSILGTIAIACYTAEALIVDRAVSINKIKGINGLHFLQLKAISSTVFGILILIPLTSGIFGIMFQGVFPDVQNSANIVDINVVNNVNNLGGISNINAITGYLAFAKLFTVMSFPIAFVGSLLLFAGRISFYNAIEKTGATLTNTLFQIQVIVTPIIGGILFGISQALGVESIGGGDAIYVKISLENQLWFQPLFWTLSILVLISAWFVSLNKIPINRLKENTEFIKKTLVPKN